In Corynebacterium nuruki S6-4, the following proteins share a genomic window:
- the eccB gene encoding type VII secretion protein EccB, whose product MRTTGIQVSGHAFLRRRLELALVTGDARMAQDPLRTQRRSVGVGVLIALLVAGGMAVLALLRPQPAIGDADLVADESGALHVRLDDVFHPVTNIASARLLLGTAAEVTGTTGDRLAGFPAGPPVGIPQAPGLVPADPDAAAAWALCPTTVLATDALPDAGPQVLAAGPDHWLVVDGQRLRVPDAGPRVARALGATPVELPGDVADRMVRVLDRGPDVALPAGPSGLPGEFAEQGRLVTAGDRTFVVAGGGLAEVTGARRAVAEALAREAPVATDLTRVLSVPGSEVLTQVPVDLTVREIERPCVGGTLVDGGAEEVGGTAGGAAGGRYTGPRGTVALVTERGLVLVSESGIRYSVGSAEDLAALGVLDEDQLPVSVPWRVIEPLPDGGELSVERARRTADVA is encoded by the coding sequence GTGAGAACAACAGGGATCCAGGTGTCCGGCCACGCCTTTCTGCGGCGCCGGCTCGAACTCGCCCTCGTCACCGGGGACGCCCGCATGGCGCAGGACCCGCTGCGCACCCAGCGCAGATCGGTCGGGGTCGGCGTGCTCATCGCCCTGCTCGTCGCCGGGGGCATGGCGGTCCTCGCGCTGCTGCGTCCGCAACCGGCGATCGGGGACGCCGACCTCGTCGCCGACGAATCCGGGGCCCTGCACGTCCGCCTCGACGATGTCTTCCACCCGGTCACCAACATCGCCTCGGCCCGCCTGCTGCTCGGCACCGCGGCCGAGGTCACCGGGACGACCGGCGACCGGCTCGCCGGATTCCCCGCCGGGCCACCGGTCGGGATCCCGCAGGCCCCGGGGCTCGTCCCCGCGGACCCTGACGCCGCCGCAGCCTGGGCCCTGTGCCCGACCACGGTCCTCGCCACCGACGCGCTGCCGGACGCCGGCCCCCAGGTCCTCGCCGCAGGACCCGACCACTGGCTCGTCGTCGACGGACAGCGGCTCCGGGTGCCGGACGCCGGTCCCCGCGTCGCCCGGGCACTCGGGGCGACGCCGGTGGAGCTGCCCGGGGACGTGGCGGACCGGATGGTCCGGGTCCTCGACCGGGGCCCCGATGTCGCTCTGCCCGCCGGGCCGTCGGGCCTGCCCGGCGAGTTCGCCGAACAGGGACGTCTGGTGACCGCGGGGGACCGCACGTTCGTCGTCGCCGGCGGCGGACTGGCCGAGGTGACCGGGGCGCGCCGGGCGGTGGCGGAGGCCCTGGCCCGGGAGGCACCGGTGGCGACGGACCTCACCCGGGTACTGTCGGTCCCCGGCTCGGAGGTGCTGACCCAGGTGCCCGTCGACCTGACGGTCCGGGAGATCGAGCGGCCCTGCGTCGGCGGGACGCTGGTCGACGGTGGTGCGGAAGAGGTCGGTGGCACGGCCGGCGGTGCAGCCGGCGGCCGGTACACCGGCCCACGGGGGACGGTGGCCCTGGTGACCGAGCGGGGACTGGTGCTCGTCAGCGAATCCGGAATCCGCTACTCGGTGGGGTCGGCGGAGGATCTCGCCGCGCTGGGGGTGCTTGACGAGGACCAGCTGCCCGTGTCCGTGCCGTGGCGGGTGATCGAACCGCTGCCCGACGGTGGGGAACTGTCGGTGGAGCGGGCTCGACGGACCGCGGACGTGGCCTGA
- a CDS encoding sulfate/molybdate ABC transporter ATP-binding protein has protein sequence MTISVSHAVKTYGDFHALDDVSIDIPEGSLTALLGPSGSGKSTLLRTIAGLEQPDSGQVVIDGRDVTRLSPQDRGIGFVFQHYAAFKHMTVRDNVAFGLTVRKRPKKEIDARVDELLEIVGLAGYQTRYPSQLSGGQRQRMALARALAPSPGVLLLDEPFGALDAKVREDLRTWLRHMHEEFTVTTVLVTHDQEEALDVADRIAVLSAGRIEQIGAPSELYDSPETPFVQAFLGHVTELDGKTVRPHDIRLGRNASPEVHGNEIPATEVREAVVERVVVLGFEVRVELKDAATGAPFTAQITRGDANALGLSGASVGETIYARATELA, from the coding sequence ATGACCATCTCCGTCTCCCACGCCGTGAAGACCTACGGGGACTTCCACGCCCTCGACGACGTCTCCATCGACATCCCCGAAGGCTCGCTCACCGCGCTGCTGGGACCGTCGGGTTCCGGCAAGTCGACGCTGCTGCGCACCATCGCCGGCCTCGAACAGCCGGATTCCGGCCAGGTCGTCATCGACGGCCGGGACGTCACCCGGCTGAGCCCCCAGGACCGGGGGATCGGCTTCGTCTTCCAGCACTACGCCGCCTTCAAGCACATGACGGTGCGCGACAACGTCGCCTTCGGCCTGACCGTCCGCAAGCGACCGAAGAAGGAGATCGACGCCCGCGTCGACGAACTTCTCGAGATCGTCGGCCTCGCCGGCTACCAGACCCGCTACCCCTCACAGCTCTCCGGCGGGCAGCGTCAGCGCATGGCCCTGGCCCGGGCGCTCGCCCCGTCGCCCGGCGTCCTGCTGCTCGACGAACCCTTCGGCGCCCTGGACGCCAAGGTCCGCGAGGACCTACGCACCTGGCTGCGGCACATGCACGAGGAGTTCACCGTGACGACTGTCCTGGTCACCCATGACCAGGAGGAGGCGCTCGACGTCGCCGACCGCATCGCCGTGCTCTCCGCCGGACGCATCGAACAGATCGGGGCCCCCTCCGAGCTCTACGACAGCCCGGAGACTCCCTTCGTCCAGGCGTTCCTCGGCCACGTCACGGAACTGGACGGGAAGACCGTGCGGCCCCACGACATCCGGCTGGGACGCAACGCCTCCCCGGAGGTGCACGGCAACGAGATCCCCGCCACCGAGGTTCGGGAGGCGGTCGTCGAGCGCGTCGTGGTGCTCGGCTTCGAGGTGCGCGTCGAGCTGAAGGACGCCGCCACCGGGGCGCCGTTCACCGCGCAGATCACCCGGGGCGACGCGAATGCGCTGGGCCTGTCGGGGGCGAGCGTGGGGGAGACGATCTACGCGCGGGCGACTGAGCTGGCCTAG
- a CDS encoding EsaB/YukD family protein produces the protein MLAVSISVPDTGRLIEAAVSDTVPVAELIPHLVDAAPGDLWRLTGPAGVVRPEHSLSEAGVRPGERLTLARDTVPAPPVDEVGDLSGPVAESPAVPVVALATAAALAVVAVVTAVTAGGLRWSPVDLPDAAARDALSAAAPVTVATAVAGLVCAVCSLHDRRFTPLAATLGLAAGLPVSVLTGCVAAALLVWRRGACRTVTVTLAVAAAVNLWPGLTVLAAVAALTWSGQLAVALARVPVPRIPATGLFAPPVDRPADEITAGADRARRRHTALVPALCTVMAAGVVQLVPAGTVPGSLPLLTVGAVTAAAVAVGLSGRGCRPVHATATALTAVGALIWLALHLPGFWPVTAVLPVLLPLVRITSPTVGRVLDWAESAGFALAVPLLAGTTGVYGLLRGIGL, from the coding sequence GTGCTTGCCGTCAGTATCTCCGTGCCCGACACCGGACGCCTCATCGAGGCGGCCGTGTCCGACACGGTGCCCGTCGCCGAACTCATCCCGCACCTCGTGGACGCCGCGCCCGGCGACCTGTGGCGCCTCACCGGACCGGCGGGGGTGGTCCGCCCCGAGCATTCGCTCAGTGAGGCCGGCGTCCGCCCCGGGGAACGTCTCACCCTGGCGCGCGACACGGTGCCCGCGCCGCCGGTCGACGAGGTCGGGGACCTCAGTGGGCCGGTCGCGGAGTCCCCCGCGGTCCCGGTCGTCGCCCTCGCCACCGCCGCCGCCCTGGCGGTGGTGGCGGTGGTCACCGCCGTCACCGCCGGTGGACTGCGGTGGTCCCCCGTCGACCTGCCGGACGCCGCGGCCCGGGACGCCCTGTCCGCCGCCGCCCCGGTGACCGTCGCCACCGCCGTGGCCGGCCTGGTCTGCGCGGTGTGCTCCCTCCACGACCGCCGGTTCACCCCGCTCGCCGCGACACTCGGTCTCGCCGCCGGGCTGCCGGTCTCGGTCCTCACCGGGTGTGTCGCCGCCGCCCTGCTGGTGTGGCGGCGGGGAGCCTGCCGGACCGTGACCGTCACCCTGGCGGTCGCCGCGGCGGTGAACCTGTGGCCGGGGCTCACCGTGCTCGCCGCGGTCGCCGCCCTGACCTGGTCCGGGCAGCTGGCCGTCGCGCTCGCCCGGGTTCCGGTGCCGCGTATTCCCGCGACCGGACTGTTCGCCCCACCGGTCGACCGGCCGGCCGACGAGATCACCGCCGGTGCCGACCGCGCCCGCCGGCGGCACACCGCCCTCGTCCCCGCCCTGTGCACCGTGATGGCGGCCGGGGTGGTACAGCTCGTGCCGGCGGGCACCGTACCGGGGTCGCTGCCGTTACTGACGGTGGGTGCGGTCACCGCGGCCGCTGTGGCGGTGGGTCTGTCCGGCCGCGGCTGTCGGCCGGTGCACGCCACCGCCACCGCACTCACCGCGGTCGGTGCTCTGATCTGGCTCGCCCTCCACCTGCCCGGGTTCTGGCCGGTGACCGCGGTCCTCCCGGTGCTCCTGCCGCTGGTCCGGATCACTTCCCCGACCGTCGGCCGGGTCCTGGACTGGGCCGAGTCGGCGGGGTTCGCCCTGGCGGTGCCGCTGCTCGCCGGCACCACCGGGGTCTACGGACTGCTCCGGGGGATCGGGCTGTGA
- a CDS encoding extracellular solute-binding protein, whose amino-acid sequence MAGRPGTGTVLAGVGVLALVAVLVLPGGTTDDPDGEDVSSGSHRLNLVAYSVPKPGFSAVIPGFRDTPDGQDTGFAESYGASGDQSRKVARHAPADLVNFSLEPDITRLVDDGLVAGDWKDDVPGDESGRSVPFGSVVSFVTRPGNPEHLENWDDLLAPGIEIITPNPASSGSAKWNLLAPYAAWYFQALKANGGDAAAAHATALDKVSRLVNEHIPVRPKSGREATSAFEQGQGDVLLSYENEAILLARDGDDISYLNPTDTFRIENPVAVVTGDDTKATEFRDYLFTPDAEKRWASEGFRPGPDLFDRAGRTPVIDALPADRRDDFRPTHNVWTIDDLADQFRTVAPDLAAKKDGWALVDAVLFSRAAPGSGQQDGAITRIYGGGE is encoded by the coding sequence ATGGCAGGAAGACCCGGCACGGGCACGGTGCTGGCGGGGGTGGGCGTTCTCGCCCTCGTCGCCGTCCTCGTGCTGCCCGGCGGCACCACCGACGACCCCGACGGCGAGGACGTGTCCTCCGGATCCCACCGCCTCAACCTCGTCGCCTACTCGGTGCCCAAGCCCGGCTTCAGCGCCGTCATCCCCGGCTTCCGTGACACCCCCGACGGACAGGACACCGGCTTCGCCGAGTCCTACGGCGCCTCCGGCGACCAGTCCCGGAAAGTCGCCCGCCACGCACCCGCCGACCTGGTGAACTTCTCCCTCGAACCCGACATCACCCGGCTCGTCGATGACGGCCTGGTCGCCGGGGACTGGAAGGACGACGTCCCCGGCGACGAATCCGGCCGGTCCGTGCCCTTCGGCTCGGTCGTCTCCTTCGTCACCCGGCCGGGCAACCCCGAACACCTCGAGAACTGGGACGACCTGCTGGCCCCCGGCATCGAGATCATCACACCGAACCCGGCCTCGTCCGGCTCGGCGAAGTGGAACCTGCTCGCCCCGTACGCCGCCTGGTACTTCCAGGCGCTGAAGGCCAACGGCGGGGACGCCGCCGCGGCCCACGCCACCGCGCTCGACAAGGTCAGCCGGCTGGTCAACGAGCACATCCCGGTGCGCCCCAAGTCCGGCCGCGAGGCGACCAGCGCCTTCGAGCAGGGTCAGGGCGACGTGCTGCTGTCCTACGAGAACGAGGCGATCCTGCTGGCCCGCGACGGCGACGACATCAGCTACCTCAACCCGACGGACACCTTCCGCATCGAGAACCCGGTCGCCGTCGTCACCGGCGACGACACGAAGGCCACCGAATTCCGCGACTACCTGTTCACCCCGGACGCGGAGAAGCGCTGGGCCTCCGAAGGCTTCCGCCCCGGCCCGGACCTGTTCGACCGGGCGGGCAGGACACCCGTCATCGACGCGCTCCCCGCCGACCGGCGCGACGACTTCCGCCCCACGCACAACGTCTGGACCATCGACGACCTCGCCGACCAGTTCCGCACCGTGGCCCCCGACCTCGCGGCGAAGAAGGACGGCTGGGCGCTCGTCGACGCGGTGCTGTTCAGCCGGGCAGCCCCCGGCAGCGGACAACAGGACGGCGCCATCACCCGGATATACGGAGGAGGAGAGTGA
- a CDS encoding PLP-dependent cysteine synthase family protein: MTTTTSTPTAADHVLDRAPVPVAADITDLIGNTPLIDLTSFVTAHGGTARVLGKVEAFNPLFSVKDRIAAALISQGEQSGELRPGSLIVDVTSGNTGVALAGIAAARGYRTRFYLGDTTSPTKRRILEALGAEIIPTDNSIFLDPEGLEKLVARAKEENPDAYFTDQLGNPVNRSTHYATTGPEIWRDTHGEVDVLVGGVGTGGTVSGAGRFLKDRKQDVKVIVAEPGENSLPTEDRINPDAEIDGVHKVDGLDPEQLPPNYDLTIADEVIAVEAADAWATARAVLKETGLFVGASAGASVTVATRLAARPEFAEATIVVVLPDSGERYLSAGVFDEPVA; encoded by the coding sequence ATGACCACCACCACATCAACCCCGACAGCCGCCGACCACGTCCTCGACCGGGCCCCCGTCCCGGTCGCCGCGGACATCACCGACCTCATCGGGAACACCCCGCTCATCGACCTCACCTCCTTCGTCACCGCCCACGGCGGCACGGCACGCGTCCTCGGCAAGGTCGAGGCCTTCAACCCGCTGTTCAGCGTCAAGGACCGCATCGCCGCGGCCCTCATCAGCCAGGGCGAACAGAGCGGCGAACTCCGACCCGGCAGCCTCATCGTCGACGTCACCAGTGGAAACACCGGGGTCGCCCTCGCCGGAATCGCCGCGGCCCGCGGCTACCGCACCAGGTTCTACCTCGGCGACACGACCAGCCCCACCAAGCGCAGGATCCTCGAGGCACTCGGCGCGGAGATCATCCCCACCGACAACTCCATCTTCCTCGACCCGGAGGGGCTGGAGAAGCTCGTCGCCCGGGCGAAGGAGGAGAACCCGGACGCCTACTTCACCGACCAGCTCGGTAACCCGGTCAACCGCTCGACCCACTACGCCACCACCGGCCCGGAGATCTGGCGGGACACCCACGGCGAAGTCGACGTCCTCGTCGGAGGTGTCGGCACCGGCGGCACCGTCTCCGGCGCCGGGCGCTTCCTCAAGGACCGGAAGCAGGACGTGAAGGTCATCGTCGCCGAACCGGGGGAGAACTCCCTGCCCACCGAGGACAGGATCAACCCGGACGCCGAGATCGACGGCGTCCACAAGGTCGACGGGCTCGACCCGGAACAGCTCCCCCCGAACTACGATCTCACCATCGCCGACGAGGTCATCGCCGTCGAGGCGGCGGACGCCTGGGCCACCGCCCGTGCCGTCCTGAAGGAGACCGGACTGTTCGTCGGCGCCTCCGCCGGGGCGTCCGTCACCGTCGCCACCCGACTCGCCGCCCGCCCCGAGTTCGCGGAGGCGACCATCGTCGTGGTCCTGCCGGACTCCGGGGAGCGCTACCTCAGCGCCGGCGTCTTCGACGAGCCGGTCGCCTGA
- a CDS encoding MalY/PatB family protein, with the protein MTDFTTGFAAAEALTVDELRARGGSKWATFPGSIGTFVAESDFGTAPAVLDAVQSRVDNLDFGYTTLARKAELAEATARFLADRHDWAVDPADIGALPEVLSSLEFTLDHLAGPGAVVVPTPTYMPFFHLLRDHRREIIEVPVVHTTADGQETWNLDLDGIADAFRNGASVLILVNPANPTGTVFTRSQLAPLVEIVDRHGGRVWADEVHAPLIYDGRRHVPYASLSDTAAAHTVTATSASKGWNIPGLTCSQTVFSGPDAAVWRKEGTWVGHAVGHLGVEATIAAYDDGRDWLDALVTHLQGHRDLLVDLVAEYLPRARFLPPQGTYLDFLDLRDYGVRGSVENLLRRQAGVAGTDGRRCGRDFRGWFRLNHATPAAVLTEQVVKIGRVLEG; encoded by the coding sequence ATGACCGACTTCACCACCGGTTTCGCCGCCGCTGAGGCCCTCACTGTCGATGAGCTGCGCGCCCGCGGCGGTTCCAAGTGGGCCACCTTCCCCGGCAGTATCGGGACCTTCGTCGCGGAGAGCGATTTCGGCACCGCTCCCGCGGTGCTGGACGCCGTACAGTCCAGGGTCGACAACCTGGATTTCGGGTACACCACCCTGGCGCGGAAGGCCGAGCTCGCGGAAGCCACCGCCCGCTTCCTCGCCGACCGGCACGACTGGGCGGTCGACCCGGCGGACATCGGCGCGCTGCCGGAGGTGCTGAGCTCGCTGGAATTCACGCTCGACCACCTCGCCGGCCCCGGGGCGGTGGTCGTCCCCACCCCGACCTACATGCCGTTCTTCCACCTGCTGCGTGACCACCGGCGGGAGATCATCGAGGTTCCGGTGGTCCACACGACAGCGGACGGGCAGGAGACCTGGAACCTGGACCTCGACGGCATCGCGGACGCGTTCCGGAACGGGGCGTCCGTCCTCATCCTCGTCAACCCGGCGAATCCCACCGGTACTGTCTTCACCCGGAGTCAGTTGGCGCCACTGGTGGAGATCGTGGACCGTCACGGTGGCAGGGTGTGGGCCGACGAGGTCCACGCGCCTCTCATCTACGACGGACGCCGCCATGTCCCTTACGCTTCACTGTCGGACACGGCCGCGGCGCACACGGTGACGGCGACCTCGGCGTCGAAGGGTTGGAACATACCGGGCCTGACATGCTCACAGACCGTGTTCTCCGGACCGGACGCCGCCGTCTGGCGGAAGGAGGGGACCTGGGTGGGGCACGCGGTCGGGCATCTCGGGGTGGAGGCCACCATCGCGGCCTACGACGACGGGCGGGACTGGCTGGACGCCCTCGTCACCCACCTGCAGGGCCACCGTGACCTGCTGGTCGACCTGGTCGCCGAGTATCTCCCCCGCGCCCGTTTCCTGCCGCCCCAGGGGACCTACCTCGATTTTCTCGACCTGCGGGACTACGGGGTGCGCGGCAGTGTGGAGAATCTCCTGCGGCGGCAGGCCGGGGTGGCGGGCACCGACGGTCGCCGCTGCGGGCGTGACTTCCGGGGCTGGTTCCGTCTCAACCACGCGACACCCGCCGCGGTCCTCACCGAGCAGGTGGTGAAGATCGGGCGGGTGCTCGAGGGGTGA
- a CDS encoding sulfate ABC transporter permease has translation MKLSRTTVLTLRTLALVWLAVLVALPVGTILWRTFEPGLGQFWDWITTPAAISALKTSLIIVIVTVPLNVIFGIVVSLGLVRGKFPGKSVVQAIVDLPFSVSPVIVGVALIMLWGSGGWFGGVENLGFRVIFGLPGMILATVFVTMPFIVREVEPVLREIGTDQEQAAATLGASRWQTFRRITLPSIRWGLSYGIALTVARALGEFGAVIMVASGFAGGGQTLTLLVHSRYIDDHNTYGAYAAATLLMAVAVIVLVIMTVLQKQQKTGKK, from the coding sequence ATGAAACTGTCGAGAACCACCGTCCTCACGCTCCGCACCCTGGCACTGGTCTGGCTGGCGGTCCTCGTCGCCCTGCCGGTCGGCACGATCCTGTGGCGCACCTTCGAACCCGGCCTCGGCCAGTTCTGGGACTGGATCACCACCCCGGCGGCGATCTCCGCACTGAAGACCTCGCTGATCATCGTCATCGTCACCGTGCCGCTCAACGTCATCTTCGGCATCGTCGTCTCCCTCGGCCTGGTCCGCGGGAAGTTCCCCGGCAAGAGTGTCGTCCAGGCGATCGTCGACCTGCCGTTCTCCGTCTCACCGGTGATCGTCGGCGTCGCGCTGATCATGCTGTGGGGCAGCGGCGGCTGGTTCGGCGGAGTGGAGAACCTCGGCTTCCGGGTGATCTTCGGACTGCCCGGCATGATCCTCGCCACCGTGTTCGTCACCATGCCGTTCATCGTCCGCGAGGTCGAACCGGTGCTTCGCGAGATCGGCACGGACCAGGAGCAGGCCGCGGCCACGCTCGGGGCGTCCCGCTGGCAGACCTTCCGGCGGATCACGCTGCCGTCGATCCGGTGGGGACTGTCGTACGGCATCGCGCTGACCGTCGCCCGCGCCCTCGGCGAATTCGGTGCGGTCATCATGGTCGCCTCCGGCTTCGCCGGCGGCGGGCAGACCCTCACCCTGCTCGTCCACTCCCGCTACATCGACGACCACAACACCTACGGTGCCTATGCGGCAGCGACCCTGCTCATGGCGGTCGCCGTCATCGTCCTCGTCATCATGACCGTCCTGCAGAAGCAGCAGAAGACCGGAAAGAAGTAA
- the cysT gene encoding sulfate ABC transporter permease subunit CysT gives MTLTLTRRGKAPAKVSETTKIGMGTAVLWLSVIVLLPLIALTTQAFDNGWSGFWDAVTAPGALDALRVTVLVSFVVAVVNAVTGTLVAWVLVRDNFPGKKIVDAVIDLPFALPTIVASLVMLSLYGPDSPFGITINATQPALVVALAFVCLPFVVRAVQPVLIELDEDVEEAAASLGASNATIFRRIVLPAVMPALLSGTGLAFARALGEYGSVVLIGGNIPGKTQVASQYIQEQIESDVPTAAAAVSVVLLALTFVVLLVLRFVGERKDRS, from the coding sequence ATGACCCTGACCCTCACCCGGCGCGGCAAAGCCCCGGCAAAGGTATCGGAGACCACGAAGATCGGGATGGGCACCGCGGTCCTCTGGCTGTCCGTCATCGTGCTGCTGCCGCTCATCGCACTGACGACCCAGGCCTTCGACAACGGCTGGTCCGGCTTCTGGGACGCGGTCACCGCCCCCGGCGCACTGGACGCCCTGCGCGTCACCGTCCTCGTCTCCTTCGTCGTGGCGGTCGTCAACGCCGTCACCGGCACCCTGGTCGCCTGGGTCCTGGTCCGGGACAACTTCCCCGGCAAGAAGATCGTGGACGCCGTCATCGACCTGCCGTTCGCGTTGCCCACCATCGTCGCCTCCCTGGTGATGCTCAGCCTCTACGGGCCGGACAGTCCGTTCGGCATCACCATCAACGCGACCCAACCGGCCCTCGTCGTCGCCCTGGCGTTCGTCTGCCTGCCGTTCGTCGTCCGCGCGGTCCAGCCCGTCCTCATCGAACTCGACGAGGACGTCGAGGAGGCCGCGGCCTCGCTCGGGGCGTCCAACGCGACGATCTTCCGCCGGATCGTGCTGCCGGCCGTCATGCCCGCGCTCCTCTCCGGCACCGGACTCGCCTTCGCCCGCGCCCTCGGCGAGTACGGGTCCGTCGTCCTCATCGGCGGCAACATCCCGGGGAAGACCCAGGTCGCCTCCCAGTACATCCAGGAACAGATCGAATCCGACGTGCCGACCGCCGCGGCGGCCGTGTCCGTGGTCCTGCTGGCCCTCACCTTCGTGGTGCTGCTGGTGCTGCGGTTCGTCGGGGAGCGGAAGGACCGGTCATGA
- a CDS encoding S8 family peptidase yields the protein MSRRVTVPLTVTLLLGLAGATVTGAGTTAGTAAAQSRCDTPVTGEPLPVDVPLPHRLSTGAGVPVLLIDTGVAVPGATGDRDSCVLHGTAVAGVLRTVAPDAGIRSVRQDPVRGTVADLVTALEDAAEAGRRDGLRIVNMSLVACEDTAELRHAVDEVTAAGVLMVASAGNTGQCGDGQAPFPASLPQVLTVGAVDPRTPDATSVAELRAGRQVADYSVTGPWVDLHAPGGPVSTVLGGDADGAGELTVVGSPGPFTGTSFAAPVVSAAAALVWQVRPELGPAEVRDLLLATAQPGPAPVVDPAAAVAAALDGPPVPRPRDAPWPDAVPVVRASPGRPDLRLPLVLGAVVLAAVLGTAVLCRPGRHR from the coding sequence GTGAGCCGGCGCGTCACCGTGCCGCTGACCGTCACGCTCCTGCTGGGGCTCGCCGGCGCCACCGTCACCGGCGCCGGCACCACGGCGGGTACGGCCGCGGCCCAGTCCCGCTGCGACACCCCGGTCACCGGGGAACCACTCCCGGTCGATGTCCCGCTGCCCCACCGGTTGTCGACGGGGGCAGGTGTCCCGGTCCTGCTCATCGACACCGGTGTCGCCGTCCCCGGCGCCACCGGTGACCGGGACAGCTGCGTCCTGCACGGCACCGCCGTCGCCGGGGTGCTGCGCACCGTCGCCCCGGACGCCGGGATCCGCTCCGTCCGCCAGGACCCCGTCCGTGGCACGGTCGCCGACCTCGTCACCGCACTCGAGGACGCCGCGGAGGCCGGCCGCCGCGACGGCCTCCGGATCGTCAACATGTCCCTGGTCGCCTGCGAGGACACCGCCGAACTGCGCCACGCGGTCGACGAGGTGACCGCGGCCGGGGTGCTCATGGTCGCGTCGGCGGGCAACACCGGACAGTGCGGCGACGGCCAGGCACCGTTCCCGGCGTCCCTGCCGCAGGTGCTCACCGTCGGCGCGGTCGACCCGCGCACACCGGACGCCACCTCGGTCGCCGAACTCCGCGCCGGCCGGCAGGTCGCGGACTACAGCGTCACCGGCCCCTGGGTCGACCTGCATGCCCCGGGCGGCCCGGTCTCCACGGTCCTCGGTGGCGACGCCGACGGTGCCGGCGAGCTGACCGTCGTCGGGTCCCCCGGACCGTTCACCGGCACGAGTTTCGCCGCCCCGGTCGTGTCCGCGGCCGCGGCCCTGGTGTGGCAGGTCCGGCCGGAGCTGGGGCCGGCCGAGGTCCGTGACCTGCTCCTTGCGACAGCACAACCCGGGCCGGCCCCGGTGGTGGATCCGGCGGCGGCCGTCGCCGCGGCGCTCGACGGTCCGCCGGTCCCCCGGCCGCGGGACGCCCCGTGGCCGGACGCTGTCCCGGTGGTCCGGGCCTCCCCCGGACGGCCGGACCTGCGGCTGCCGCTGGTCCTCGGGGCGGTGGTGCTGGCCGCGGTCCTGGGTACGGCGGTGCTGTGCCGCCCCGGCCGACACCGCTGA